From Saccharothrix espanaensis DSM 44229, the proteins below share one genomic window:
- a CDS encoding efflux RND transporter periplasmic adaptor subunit, whose protein sequence is MLFNKIVPLCAAAVVLCGCGRSDGDAQNPELVPRGTQLTKVTPTRQDLATTVSLAGTVTANPTYGLVAPVEGQVRFAEEVKSGEQLRAAAVWAGGKAHNVDLPAGAVFAGRLVDDKTTVTAGMPIASAKHNGYGIVADLDAAQAYQVSGALTDVRAQVVNGPGPFPCAVLGSIAALPAGTAPPPPATTPPDQPTRQRDEPAGREESTSGPTGLRVTCTAPAGVTLINGAAAKLELVTGRSANALVVPVEAVAGNRERGKVDVLAPDGSRRTTDVALGLTDGKVVEVVSGLAGDEELAVPGPDLADPTTGAGR, encoded by the coding sequence ATGCTCTTCAACAAAATCGTTCCGCTGTGCGCGGCTGCCGTCGTGCTGTGCGGGTGCGGCCGGTCCGACGGCGACGCCCAGAACCCGGAACTAGTGCCGCGCGGCACGCAGCTGACCAAGGTCACCCCGACCCGCCAGGACCTCGCCACGACGGTGAGCCTGGCCGGGACGGTGACCGCCAACCCGACCTACGGCCTGGTCGCCCCGGTCGAGGGGCAGGTCCGGTTCGCCGAGGAGGTCAAGTCCGGCGAGCAGCTCCGGGCCGCCGCCGTGTGGGCGGGCGGCAAGGCGCACAACGTCGACCTGCCTGCGGGCGCGGTGTTCGCCGGGCGGCTGGTGGACGACAAGACCACCGTGACCGCCGGGATGCCGATCGCGTCGGCCAAGCACAACGGCTACGGGATCGTGGCGGACCTCGACGCGGCACAGGCCTACCAGGTCTCGGGCGCGCTCACCGACGTGCGGGCGCAGGTCGTGAACGGTCCCGGCCCGTTCCCCTGCGCGGTGCTCGGGTCGATCGCCGCGCTGCCGGCGGGCACCGCTCCCCCGCCGCCCGCCACCACACCACCGGACCAACCCACCCGGCAGCGGGACGAACCGGCCGGGCGCGAGGAGTCGACGAGCGGGCCGACCGGGCTGCGCGTGACGTGCACCGCGCCCGCCGGCGTGACGCTGATCAACGGGGCCGCGGCGAAGCTGGAACTGGTCACCGGGCGGTCGGCGAACGCGCTGGTCGTCCCGGTCGAGGCGGTCGCGGGCAACCGGGAGCGGGGCAAGGTGGACGTGCTCGCCCCGGACGGCTCGCGGCGCACCACCGACGTGGCCCTCGGGCTCACCGACGGCAAGGTGGTCGAGGTGGTGTCCGGGCTGGCCGGCGACGAGGAACTGGCCGTGCCGGGCCCGGACCTGGCCGACCCGACCACGGGTGCCGGCCGGTGA
- a CDS encoding FtsX-like permease family protein: protein MTTVLVESAGRSHSAVVGRCEEVATVLAGLVCAPGPAVYAPGPLDGPLKVKDRRDRSTVTLDAPVRRYDGSLVVVDPGLAPTAAARPDTVAVATTPDDRDVLRTALARTLPGVELTDRVSTDAVGTTLLGDLRRAVVLGLVVAALLGGFGAAVSAVGSVLDRGRAFAALVATGTPTGLLRRALWGEVLLPVCAVTLVACGAGYAVGLGLLSVTPGVPSDAHPPPTPWLAAPALAGPAVALAAALAGGAALRRVDPVEQHGE from the coding sequence ATGACGACCGTGCTCGTCGAGTCGGCCGGCCGGTCGCACAGCGCGGTCGTCGGCCGGTGCGAGGAGGTCGCGACGGTGCTCGCCGGGCTGGTCTGCGCGCCCGGACCGGCCGTGTACGCGCCGGGCCCGCTGGACGGGCCGCTCAAGGTCAAGGACCGGCGGGACCGGTCGACCGTCACGCTGGACGCGCCCGTCCGCAGGTACGACGGCTCGTTGGTCGTGGTGGACCCGGGACTCGCCCCGACGGCCGCCGCGCGACCGGACACCGTGGCGGTCGCGACCACCCCGGACGACCGGGACGTGCTGCGGACCGCGCTGGCCCGGACGCTGCCCGGCGTGGAGCTGACCGACCGGGTGAGCACCGACGCGGTCGGCACCACCCTGCTCGGTGACCTGCGGCGCGCGGTCGTGCTCGGGCTGGTGGTCGCGGCGCTGCTGGGCGGGTTCGGCGCGGCGGTGTCGGCGGTGGGGTCGGTGCTCGACCGGGGCCGGGCGTTCGCCGCGCTGGTCGCGACCGGGACGCCGACCGGGCTGCTGCGGCGGGCGTTGTGGGGCGAGGTGCTGCTGCCGGTGTGCGCGGTGACGCTGGTGGCGTGCGGTGCGGGGTACGCCGTGGGCCTCGGGCTGCTGTCCGTGACGCCGGGGGTCCCGTCCGACGCCCACCCGCCGCCGACGCCCTGGCTCGCCGCTCCGGCCCTGGCCGGGCCGGCCGTCGCGCTGGCAGCGGCACTGGCCGGCGGGGCGGCGCTGCGCCGCGTCGACCCGGTCGAGCAGCACGGCGAATAG
- a CDS encoding FtsX-like permease family protein translates to MRVAFAVLRGDPRGRVAALLGGATTAVGVLLVLWLVGAPAALDARESRAAWRSATAGEGQGALTVATTRDEFGGRWIERFDVTSAGGAVPVPAGIPRLPGPGEVLLSPALAALVREVPAERLGRRFPGAVVGEVGGAALRFPDELVAIVGHPHGTVAGTPRRDLVGAHRPDAADVGMLSLLSKVGLVVLVVPCLVLVASAGRLTAARRARRLAALRVAGATPGQALRLTAVEAAVGAVPGSVLGAVAAGPASRWAAEVPWGGGTWFPADFAPSPLTAGAVAVLASALLVGAAVLGHVRQRTVRRDAAPLGPGRWGLGRRGTGRWGVAGRLLFALVAAGVFGAGVVAAEVLGPRHHHVAVLVGLAGVVLALVVAGPVVTALVGRVVLRGRRGAWALLVGRRLATRPVAAFRASAGVLVAVFTGSLALTMLPVLEAEVRFDDGQWRPGAVVAHGVDGPWRVDVAREVVGPRWCR, encoded by the coding sequence GTGAGGGTGGCGTTCGCGGTGCTGCGCGGTGACCCGCGCGGCCGGGTCGCGGCTCTGCTGGGCGGGGCCACGACCGCTGTCGGGGTGCTGCTGGTGCTGTGGCTGGTGGGTGCGCCCGCCGCGCTCGACGCGCGGGAGTCCCGGGCCGCGTGGCGGTCGGCGACGGCGGGCGAGGGTCAGGGGGCGCTGACCGTCGCGACCACCCGGGACGAGTTCGGGGGCCGGTGGATCGAGCGGTTCGACGTCACGTCGGCCGGCGGCGCGGTGCCGGTGCCGGCCGGGATCCCGCGCCTGCCCGGCCCCGGCGAGGTCCTGCTGTCGCCCGCGCTGGCGGCCCTGGTGCGGGAGGTGCCCGCCGAGCGGCTCGGCCGGCGGTTCCCCGGTGCGGTGGTCGGGGAGGTGGGCGGCGCGGCGCTGCGCTTCCCGGACGAGCTGGTCGCGATCGTCGGCCACCCGCACGGCACGGTGGCCGGCACGCCCCGGCGCGACCTGGTCGGCGCGCACCGACCGGACGCCGCCGACGTCGGGATGCTGTCCCTGCTCAGCAAGGTCGGACTGGTCGTGCTGGTGGTCCCGTGCCTGGTGCTGGTGGCCTCGGCGGGCCGGCTGACCGCGGCCCGGCGCGCCCGGCGGCTCGCCGCGCTGCGGGTCGCCGGGGCGACGCCGGGGCAGGCGCTGCGGCTCACGGCGGTGGAGGCGGCGGTCGGCGCGGTCCCGGGCAGCGTGCTCGGCGCGGTGGCGGCCGGGCCCGCGAGCCGGTGGGCGGCGGAGGTGCCGTGGGGCGGCGGGACGTGGTTCCCGGCGGACTTCGCCCCGAGCCCGCTCACGGCCGGCGCGGTGGCGGTGCTCGCGTCCGCGCTGCTGGTCGGGGCGGCGGTGCTCGGGCACGTGCGGCAACGGACGGTTAGGCGGGACGCGGCTCCGCTGGGCCCGGGTCGGTGGGGCCTGGGCCGGCGGGGCACGGGTCGGTGGGGCGTCGCCGGGCGGCTGCTGTTCGCGTTGGTGGCGGCCGGGGTGTTCGGCGCGGGCGTGGTCGCCGCCGAGGTGCTCGGGCCGCGCCACCACCACGTCGCGGTGCTGGTCGGGCTGGCCGGCGTCGTCCTGGCCTTGGTGGTCGCCGGGCCGGTGGTGACGGCGCTGGTCGGGCGGGTCGTGCTGCGCGGCCGGCGCGGGGCGTGGGCGCTGCTGGTCGGCCGACGGCTGGCGACCCGGCCGGTGGCGGCGTTCCGGGCGTCGGCCGGGGTGCTGGTCGCGGTGTTCACCGGGTCGCTGGCGTTGACCATGCTGCCGGTGCTGGAGGCCGAGGTGCGGTTCGACGACGGCCAGTGGCGGCCGGGTGCCGTCGTGGCGCACGGCGTCGACGGGCCGTGGCGGGTGGACGTGGCGCGGGAGGTCGTCGGGCCGCGGTGGTGCCGATGA
- a CDS encoding ABC transporter ATP-binding protein — translation MSPILTARGVVRRYGDVRALDGVDLDVHRGEVLAVVGPSGSGKTSLLRVLAGVTTADDGQVLLSGRSVGRLTEAERGVLRRTELGLVFQSGMLVAELTAEENAALPLLLGGVGWARALRVAREWLGVLGPAGLETRRPDALSGGQAQRVAIARALVHRPDVVLADEPTAALDSRTGHDVVTALLDAARATDAAVVLVTHDHQVARRADRVIGFRDGRVVAADEVGIAPGAVAGVGR, via the coding sequence ATGAGTCCGATTCTGACCGCCCGCGGGGTGGTGCGGCGCTACGGCGACGTGCGTGCGCTCGACGGCGTGGACCTCGACGTCCACCGCGGCGAGGTGCTCGCCGTCGTCGGCCCGTCCGGTTCCGGCAAGACCAGCCTGCTGCGCGTGCTGGCGGGGGTGACGACCGCCGACGACGGTCAGGTGCTGCTGTCCGGCCGGTCGGTCGGCCGGCTCACCGAGGCGGAGCGCGGTGTGCTGCGGCGCACCGAGCTGGGGCTGGTGTTCCAGTCCGGGATGCTGGTCGCGGAGCTGACCGCCGAGGAGAACGCGGCGCTGCCGCTGCTGCTCGGCGGGGTCGGCTGGGCGCGGGCGCTGCGGGTGGCCCGGGAGTGGCTCGGGGTGCTCGGGCCGGCCGGGCTGGAGACCCGCCGGCCGGACGCGCTGTCCGGCGGCCAGGCGCAGCGGGTGGCGATCGCCCGCGCCCTCGTGCACCGGCCGGACGTGGTCCTCGCCGACGAGCCGACCGCCGCGCTGGACAGCCGGACGGGCCACGACGTGGTGACCGCCCTGCTCGACGCCGCCCGGGCGACCGACGCGGCCGTGGTGCTGGTCACCCACGACCACCAGGTCGCCCGCCGGGCCGACCGGGTGATCGGGTTCCGCGACGGCCGGGTGGTGGCGGCGGACGAGGTGGGGATCGCACCCGGGGCCGTGGCGGGGGTCGGGCGGTGA
- a CDS encoding sensor histidine kinase produces MDGLRRQWPVALGLTALLVVQFAWLLPFTGLEFVTWLATVPTCAAALVAFRWPVVATAVAAGSVLTTTVVGASGGVRLDAVLSPLSVVETVACCALVVAVVRFATPRAAAGCVAVLMAVAAIAAVARDGYSFVDTNIVGSLLIGSLAVGAGWFLRTRDAERAVRMASAVADAQREERMALARELHDVVAHHLTGMLVQAQAAWEVSDDDPRAAHRLLPGIVTGGTEAMGAMRTLVGTLRQGDAETATTDLEADVLAAVDRVRQTGTPVRLRYDLPADLPPEVGRSLLRLVQEALTNARRHAVAATGVDVELTLGPDVVRLVVSDDGEGGAARREGGYGLVGMRERVGLLGGRFTAGPVAGGWRVSAELPWAGRR; encoded by the coding sequence GTGGACGGACTTCGCCGGCAGTGGCCGGTAGCGCTCGGGCTCACCGCGCTGCTGGTGGTGCAGTTCGCCTGGCTGCTCCCGTTCACCGGCTTGGAGTTCGTCACGTGGCTGGCGACCGTGCCGACGTGCGCGGCGGCGCTCGTCGCCTTCCGGTGGCCCGTGGTGGCGACCGCCGTGGCGGCCGGGTCGGTGCTGACGACGACCGTGGTCGGCGCTTCGGGCGGGGTGCGACTGGACGCGGTGCTCAGCCCGTTGTCGGTCGTGGAGACCGTCGCCTGCTGCGCGCTGGTCGTGGCCGTCGTGCGGTTCGCGACGCCCCGGGCGGCGGCGGGGTGCGTGGCCGTGCTGATGGCGGTCGCCGCCATCGCCGCCGTGGCGCGCGATGGCTACTCCTTCGTCGACACCAACATCGTCGGCTCGCTGCTGATCGGTTCGCTCGCGGTCGGCGCGGGCTGGTTCCTGCGCACGCGGGACGCGGAACGGGCGGTGCGGATGGCGTCGGCCGTCGCGGACGCCCAGCGCGAGGAGCGGATGGCGCTGGCCCGCGAGCTGCACGACGTCGTCGCGCACCACCTCACCGGGATGCTCGTGCAGGCGCAGGCCGCCTGGGAGGTGTCCGACGACGACCCGCGCGCGGCGCACCGCCTGCTGCCGGGGATCGTGACCGGCGGCACCGAGGCCATGGGAGCCATGCGCACGCTCGTCGGCACGCTGCGGCAGGGTGACGCGGAGACGGCCACGACGGACCTGGAGGCGGACGTGCTGGCGGCTGTGGACCGGGTGCGGCAGACCGGCACGCCGGTCCGGCTGCGCTACGACCTGCCCGCCGACCTGCCGCCCGAGGTCGGGCGCTCGCTGCTGCGGCTGGTGCAGGAGGCGCTCACCAACGCCCGCCGGCACGCCGTCGCGGCGACCGGCGTCGACGTGGAGCTGACCCTCGGACCGGACGTGGTCCGGCTGGTGGTCAGCGACGACGGCGAGGGCGGCGCGGCGCGCCGGGAAGGCGGGTACGGGCTGGTCGGGATGCGGGAGCGGGTCGGCCTGCTGGGCGGCCGGTTCACCGCCGGGCCGGTGGCCGGGGGCTGGCGCGTGTCCGCCGAACTGCCGTGGGCGGGCCGCCGGTGA
- a CDS encoding response regulator, translated as MITVLIADDQEMVRVGFRMILEKQPDITVVADVPDGVAAVRTARELEPDVCLLDIRMPGLDGLEVTRRLAPTSKIVVVTTFDLDEYVHTALENGASGFLTKDAGPALLVESVRAAARGDALISPGVTVRLLAHFARRGSGTGPDALTARERDVVREAARGLTNQEIAARLHLSLSTVKTHLASVQTKLGTRNRVEVASWAWRSGLVGRDD; from the coding sequence GTGATCACCGTGCTGATCGCCGACGACCAGGAGATGGTCCGGGTCGGGTTCCGGATGATCCTGGAGAAGCAGCCGGACATCACCGTGGTGGCCGACGTGCCCGACGGCGTCGCCGCCGTGCGCACGGCGCGCGAGCTGGAGCCGGACGTGTGCCTGCTCGACATCCGGATGCCGGGCCTGGACGGGTTGGAGGTGACCAGGAGGCTCGCCCCGACGTCGAAGATCGTCGTGGTGACGACGTTCGACCTCGACGAGTACGTGCACACGGCGTTGGAGAACGGCGCGAGCGGGTTCCTCACCAAGGACGCCGGGCCCGCGCTGCTGGTGGAGTCGGTGCGCGCGGCGGCGCGGGGTGACGCCCTGATCTCGCCCGGCGTGACCGTGCGGCTGCTGGCGCACTTCGCGCGGCGCGGCTCGGGCACCGGCCCGGACGCGCTCACCGCGCGCGAGCGGGACGTGGTGCGCGAGGCCGCGCGCGGCCTCACCAACCAGGAGATCGCCGCCCGGCTGCACCTGTCGCTCTCGACGGTGAAGACGCACCTCGCGTCGGTCCAGACCAAGCTCGGCACCCGCAACCGGGTCGAGGTGGCGTCGTGGGCGTGGCGGTCCGGACTGGTCGGCCGCGACGACTGA
- a CDS encoding ABC transporter ATP-binding protein, producing MSVRSGAEAETSPGGTIRSATRPTMMGRPGKIVGGGRRGPVRPARGVGGRDRHPLGLLPWAALSQFSAASGLLPLGVMGGRPVKYPVADIPNFPLSLPPLPVGRVRVGSQSSCGGRNLLRVMGVSHHFGGVAALREVDVEFPTGVTAVLGPAGAGKSTLLGLLSTAIDVQSGSIAHDGVDSARDRRRYRRALGFLPQGFGLPGTLTVTECLTLAAWQRLVPRRARPAAVDAALRAADLVGKRDAKVAELPRGLRARVGLAQAIVHDPAVLLLDEPSADLDTRHGRLLRELVWLAGHGRTVVVGTRSPEVVSETAGRVLVLAGGVVRFHGTTAELTSGRGVRGPDIDAAYDDLLATGDAQ from the coding sequence GTGAGCGTCCGGTCGGGCGCGGAAGCGGAAACTTCCCCCGGCGGGACGATCCGGAGCGCGACCCGGCCGACCATGATGGGTCGTCCGGGCAAGATCGTCGGAGGCGGGCGGCGCGGCCCGGTTCGGCCCGCTCGCGGTGTCGGCGGCCGGGATCGACACCCCCTGGGGCTGCTGCCGTGGGCCGCGCTCAGCCAGTTCTCGGCCGCCTCGGGCCTGCTGCCCCTCGGCGTCATGGGCGGCAGGCCGGTCAAGTACCCGGTGGCCGACATCCCGAACTTCCCGCTGTCCCTCCCGCCGCTCCCGGTTGGGCGGGTTAGGGTCGGTTCCCAGTCGTCGTGCGGAGGACGGAACCTGTTGCGGGTCATGGGGGTGTCGCACCACTTCGGTGGCGTGGCCGCGTTGCGCGAGGTCGACGTCGAGTTCCCGACCGGCGTCACCGCCGTGCTCGGGCCCGCCGGCGCGGGGAAGAGCACGCTGCTCGGGCTGCTGTCGACGGCGATCGACGTGCAGTCCGGGTCCATCGCCCACGACGGCGTCGACAGCGCCCGCGACCGCAGGCGGTACCGCCGCGCGCTCGGGTTCCTGCCGCAGGGCTTCGGCCTGCCCGGCACCCTGACGGTGACCGAGTGCCTGACCCTCGCCGCCTGGCAGCGGCTCGTCCCGCGCCGGGCCCGGCCGGCCGCCGTCGACGCGGCGTTGCGCGCCGCCGACCTGGTCGGCAAGAGGGACGCGAAGGTCGCCGAACTCCCTCGCGGGCTGCGCGCCCGGGTCGGCCTCGCCCAGGCGATCGTGCACGACCCGGCCGTGCTGCTGCTCGACGAACCCTCGGCCGACCTGGACACCCGGCACGGCCGGCTCCTGCGCGAACTGGTGTGGCTGGCCGGGCACGGCCGGACGGTCGTCGTGGGCACGCGCTCCCCGGAGGTCGTGTCCGAGACCGCGGGCCGGGTGCTGGTGCTGGCCGGCGGAGTGGTGCGGTTCCACGGCACGACGGCCGAGTTGACGTCCGGCCGTGGCGTGCGCGGGCCGGACATCGACGCCGCGTACGACGACCTGCTCGCGACCGGTGACGCCCAGTGA
- a CDS encoding DUF7224 domain-containing protein, whose protein sequence is MTPLLIALRRGSARVGVPMMVLLGLYAATRGDAWPVDPGWTSGRMPRHGELLLPLVAAFAAWDVSRDRRAGSDLEARTYPRSPVPWLLLNCLGAVLAGLAGWVVAVAVGEWNAPDTRAPYWSVVLLEPLWVVAAALVGAAAGRRLHRRLAAPIVAVVGWLGLAFGPAADPLVARLGPLGHECCDVASQPVAATVAGQWLWVVALAFGAVAVSALPEVGQSVAIAAVTLVVGFLAVTVVRGTGGQSTEARRATEVCGSRDGVTVCMWPEHATSVAAWLGAIGRYRTLFADLGPPPDLYLANGLRPQDRAERVGPVRPGTDEVYLVTDLAQRLVPSPPACAAHGDEPVPYPAAQADVLLRAWLAHRVRPDVPTTVLVPPEHAEPLARLVGSDVDRQRAWYADVVRAHGDCTTPAPPVP, encoded by the coding sequence GTGACGCCGCTGCTGATCGCGCTGCGCCGAGGCAGCGCGCGCGTCGGGGTCCCGATGATGGTCCTGCTCGGGCTCTACGCCGCGACGCGCGGTGACGCGTGGCCCGTGGACCCGGGGTGGACGTCCGGCCGGATGCCGCGGCACGGCGAGCTTCTTCTCCCACTGGTCGCGGCCTTCGCCGCCTGGGACGTGTCACGCGACCGGCGCGCCGGCTCGGACCTGGAGGCGCGCACCTACCCGCGCTCGCCCGTGCCGTGGCTGCTGCTGAACTGCCTCGGGGCGGTCCTGGCCGGGCTCGCGGGATGGGTCGTCGCGGTCGCGGTCGGGGAGTGGAACGCCCCGGACACGCGTGCGCCGTACTGGTCGGTGGTGCTGCTGGAACCGCTGTGGGTGGTGGCCGCCGCGCTCGTCGGTGCCGCCGCCGGCCGTCGACTGCACCGCCGCTTGGCGGCTCCGATCGTCGCCGTGGTCGGGTGGCTCGGCCTGGCGTTCGGGCCCGCCGCCGATCCGCTGGTCGCCAGGCTCGGCCCGCTGGGCCACGAGTGCTGCGACGTGGCGTCCCAACCGGTCGCGGCGACCGTGGCCGGGCAGTGGCTGTGGGTCGTCGCGCTGGCGTTCGGGGCGGTCGCCGTGTCGGCGCTGCCCGAGGTCGGGCAGAGCGTGGCGATCGCCGCCGTCACCCTGGTCGTCGGGTTCCTCGCGGTGACGGTGGTTCGCGGCACCGGCGGGCAGTCGACCGAAGCGCGGCGGGCGACGGAGGTGTGCGGCAGCCGGGACGGCGTGACGGTGTGCATGTGGCCGGAGCACGCGACGAGCGTGGCCGCCTGGCTCGGCGCGATCGGCCGCTACCGGACCCTGTTCGCCGACCTCGGACCGCCGCCGGACCTCTACCTGGCCAACGGCCTGCGCCCGCAGGACCGGGCCGAACGCGTCGGCCCGGTCCGTCCGGGCACCGACGAGGTCTACCTGGTGACGGACCTCGCCCAGCGCCTGGTGCCGTCGCCGCCGGCGTGCGCGGCTCACGGCGACGAACCGGTCCCGTACCCGGCGGCGCAGGCGGACGTGCTGCTCAGGGCGTGGCTCGCGCACCGCGTCCGACCGGACGTGCCGACCACCGTCCTGGTGCCGCCGGAGCACGCCGAGCCGCTCGCCCGGCTCGTCGGCAGCGACGTCGACCGGCAGCGCGCGTGGTACGCCGACGTGGTCCGGGCGCACGGCGACTGCACCACCCCCGCGCCCCCGGTGCCGTGA
- a CDS encoding DUF3592 domain-containing protein: MNTVDPAQARRDRLDARRGSTGMLVAVVAASVVTVVAAFVAGLGFGQLVEMFRSMAVDSVFDDRGDERPPFLLMWGMFGFVGALFAGGTAATAARNYLGRPTRPLFPLVLALAAHTAGTWVSSRDWLPPLAVGTAVDPVFHKDEAWGPFGWLMYYADWWLPVGMLLLTATALLLTVRHARTQAALVAERDRLLRHGYRVSADVVEVKARVSSDEGGTRTVGSTVTVAFVDRAGVRHWATRYTSDVGVPTGPNLAQVLYDPEHPTRDQSIFVSVRRLPALSDWLPAADSGR, from the coding sequence GTGAACACAGTGGACCCCGCACAGGCCCGGCGTGATCGCCTCGACGCGCGGCGCGGCAGCACGGGGATGCTCGTCGCGGTGGTGGCGGCCTCGGTCGTCACCGTGGTCGCGGCCTTCGTCGCCGGGCTGGGGTTCGGCCAGCTGGTCGAGATGTTCCGGAGCATGGCCGTCGACAGCGTCTTCGACGACCGCGGCGACGAACGGCCGCCGTTCCTGCTGATGTGGGGCATGTTCGGCTTCGTCGGCGCGCTGTTCGCGGGCGGCACGGCGGCCACCGCGGCGCGGAACTACCTGGGGCGGCCGACCAGGCCGCTGTTCCCGCTGGTGCTCGCGCTCGCCGCGCACACAGCCGGGACCTGGGTGTCGTCCCGGGACTGGCTGCCGCCGCTGGCCGTCGGCACCGCCGTCGACCCGGTCTTCCACAAGGACGAGGCGTGGGGCCCGTTCGGGTGGCTGATGTACTACGCGGACTGGTGGCTGCCGGTGGGCATGCTGCTGCTGACCGCGACCGCCCTCCTGCTCACCGTCCGGCACGCCCGGACGCAGGCCGCGCTGGTCGCCGAACGCGACCGGCTGCTCCGGCACGGCTACCGGGTCTCGGCCGACGTCGTGGAGGTCAAGGCCCGCGTCTCGTCCGACGAGGGCGGCACCCGGACGGTCGGCTCCACCGTCACGGTGGCGTTCGTGGACCGCGCGGGCGTGCGGCACTGGGCGACCAGGTACACCTCCGACGTGGGCGTGCCGACCGGGCCGAACCTCGCGCAGGTGCTCTACGACCCGGAGCACCCCACCCGGGACCAATCGATCTTCGTGTCGGTCCGCCGGCTGCCTGCCCTGAGCGACTGGCTGCCGGCCGCTGACTCAGGGCGCTGA
- a CDS encoding response regulator, which translates to MTPLRLVVVDDHPVVRDGLRGMLGTQPDFEIVGEAASGTEALTVVAAVRPDVVLTDLRLPDPSGGTLIRLLRERVPSVQVLVLTTHDTDSDVLPAVEAGAIGYLLKDAPREELFRAVRAAARGETVLSPSVATLLLSRIRPSRPLGEARLSAREREVLALIARGRTNREAAADLHISEATVKTHLLHIYAKLEVPDRASAVAAAFQRGILS; encoded by the coding sequence GTGACGCCGCTGCGGCTCGTGGTGGTCGACGACCACCCGGTGGTGCGCGACGGGTTGCGCGGGATGCTCGGCACCCAGCCGGACTTCGAGATCGTCGGCGAGGCGGCGAGCGGCACCGAGGCGCTGACCGTGGTGGCCGCCGTCCGGCCGGACGTGGTGCTGACCGACCTGCGGCTGCCCGACCCCAGCGGCGGCACGCTGATCCGGCTGCTGCGCGAGCGCGTCCCGTCGGTCCAGGTGCTGGTGCTGACCACCCACGACACCGATTCCGACGTGCTGCCGGCGGTCGAGGCGGGCGCGATCGGCTACCTGCTCAAGGACGCGCCGCGCGAGGAGCTGTTCCGGGCGGTGCGGGCCGCCGCGCGCGGCGAGACGGTGCTGTCGCCGTCCGTGGCGACCCTGCTGCTCAGCCGGATCCGGCCGAGCCGCCCGCTGGGCGAGGCCCGGCTCAGCGCCCGGGAGCGCGAGGTGCTGGCGCTGATCGCGCGCGGCCGGACCAACCGGGAGGCGGCGGCCGACCTGCACATCAGCGAGGCCACGGTGAAGACCCACCTGCTGCACATCTACGCCAAGCTGGAGGTGCCGGACCGGGCCTCCGCCGTGGCCGCCGCGTTCCAGCGGGGCATCCTGAGCTGA
- a CDS encoding sensor histidine kinase: MTTEEQLGLRHERRWNHAWALAPFGLLLLTCAVSMVFDPAPVEHRLVTSGIAVGLAVWHWWFVVAHPQWCGRNAWAMALYYVGLLAFTVVLVLRNDAFLLFVPACYVLAFVTLPGWAAYLGVVAANLPWLVLPGTDVRTTLLNLAVVTPLAALIGGMIRAMEREAIRRRETNSELVAMAAENARLHAMLVEQARETGIAEERARMAREIHDTVAQGLTGIVTQLEAVEEPAPLAGPVRDRLDTARRLARTSLVEVRRSIEALRPGPLQDARLGDAVRQTVTTWREQYGVEATFTVTGTPLPVHSEVEVTVLRAAQEALSNVGRHAEARRVDVTLSYMEDVIVLDVRDDGAGFDPSTSDGFGLTALRQRVRALAGSVDFESAPGAGTAISVSVPVIEVER; the protein is encoded by the coding sequence GTGACGACGGAGGAGCAGCTGGGCCTGCGGCACGAGCGGCGGTGGAACCACGCCTGGGCGCTCGCTCCGTTCGGCCTGCTGCTGCTGACGTGCGCGGTCTCGATGGTGTTCGACCCGGCCCCGGTGGAGCACCGCCTGGTCACCTCGGGCATCGCGGTCGGGCTCGCGGTGTGGCACTGGTGGTTCGTGGTGGCGCACCCGCAGTGGTGCGGGCGCAACGCGTGGGCGATGGCGCTGTACTACGTCGGGCTGCTCGCGTTCACCGTCGTCCTGGTGCTGCGCAACGACGCGTTCCTGCTGTTCGTCCCGGCGTGCTACGTGCTCGCGTTCGTCACGCTGCCCGGCTGGGCGGCCTACCTCGGGGTGGTGGCCGCGAACCTCCCGTGGCTGGTGCTGCCGGGCACCGACGTGCGCACGACCCTGCTCAACCTCGCGGTGGTGACACCGCTGGCCGCGCTGATCGGCGGGATGATCCGGGCCATGGAGCGGGAGGCGATCCGCCGCCGGGAGACCAACAGCGAACTGGTCGCCATGGCCGCCGAGAACGCCCGGCTGCACGCGATGCTGGTGGAGCAGGCCCGGGAGACCGGGATCGCGGAGGAACGCGCGCGGATGGCCCGCGAGATCCACGACACCGTCGCGCAGGGCCTGACCGGGATCGTCACGCAACTGGAGGCGGTCGAGGAACCGGCACCCTTGGCCGGCCCGGTGCGCGACCGGCTGGACACCGCGCGGCGCCTGGCGCGCACCAGCCTGGTCGAGGTGCGCCGGTCGATCGAGGCGCTGCGGCCCGGCCCGTTGCAGGACGCCCGGCTCGGCGACGCCGTGCGCCAGACCGTGACGACGTGGCGCGAGCAGTACGGCGTCGAGGCGACGTTCACGGTGACCGGAACGCCGCTGCCGGTGCACTCGGAGGTCGAGGTGACCGTGCTGCGGGCGGCGCAGGAGGCCCTGTCGAACGTCGGCCGGCACGCCGAGGCGCGACGGGTCGATGTCACACTGTCCTATATGGAGGATGTCATCGTCCTGGACGTCCGGGACGACGGCGCGGGTTTCGACCCGTCGACGTCGGACGGGTTCGGGCTCACCGCGCTGCGCCAGCGGGTGCGGGCGCTGGCGGGGTCGGTCGACTTCGAGTCCGCGCCCGGCGCGGGGACCGCGATCAGCGTCAGCGTGCCGGTGATCGAGGTGGAGCGGTGA